One Betaproteobacteria bacterium DNA window includes the following coding sequences:
- a CDS encoding hydantoinase B/oxoprolinase family protein, whose translation MGAPLDPVTASVVEHGLGSITDEMANVVVSTAYSPLVRDLYDFTVALCNVRGEMVVQGVGMAIHLGALPSAVDAILRKLGAQLQPGDCAIMNDAYEGGMHLPNVILLTPCYAESDLLGYALTMAHHTDVGGHVPGSVPVNSRDIFGEGLRIPPMLLVRNGVRNDTLLALIEHNVRVPRDFFGDLESQVSACRTAEKRLQALSQRYGSHTILAVMEGLLDRSEKMARAEIAALPDGEYSFEDHLDNDGMDGPPQRLSVTIRIEGDELTADFTGTAAQVPTAINSPLAYSRSAFYLAVRSIMSAELPNTAGFFRPLHMIAPEGTIINPKFPSAVGAMGISGYRLADTIFGALAKAAPHAVRAASEGGTTRYTFAATVDGKSSIFSEALVGAWGGHAALDGIDGVANIAANMANSPIEMVESTYPVMVEEYAYEPNSEGAGARRGGLGVRRRVRILAEQGGILQIRSGRAKQAPWGTAGGHPGSTCQNVLDPGTSQERRLKGLETIHVPAGTVYLHVTPGAGGNGAPGERDPQLVARDVRDGKVSVERACDVYRVAVSPEGVIDYQATDALRQDGPC comes from the coding sequence ATGGGCGCGCCGCTTGACCCTGTCACCGCCTCTGTAGTCGAGCACGGGCTCGGCAGCATTACCGACGAGATGGCGAACGTCGTGGTCTCGACCGCCTACTCGCCGCTCGTGCGCGATCTCTACGACTTTACCGTTGCCCTCTGCAACGTGCGCGGCGAGATGGTGGTGCAGGGCGTCGGTATGGCGATCCACCTCGGCGCGCTGCCTTCGGCTGTCGATGCGATCCTGCGCAAGCTCGGCGCGCAACTGCAACCGGGCGACTGCGCGATCATGAATGATGCCTACGAGGGCGGGATGCATCTCCCGAACGTGATCCTGCTCACGCCGTGCTATGCGGAAAGCGATCTGCTTGGGTATGCGCTGACGATGGCGCACCACACTGACGTTGGCGGTCACGTGCCGGGAAGCGTTCCAGTGAACAGCCGCGATATCTTCGGCGAGGGCTTGCGCATTCCGCCGATGCTGCTTGTGCGTAACGGCGTTCGCAACGACACACTGCTTGCGTTGATCGAGCACAACGTGCGTGTGCCGCGCGATTTTTTCGGCGATCTCGAGTCTCAGGTGAGCGCGTGCCGCACGGCCGAAAAGCGATTGCAGGCGCTTTCGCAGCGCTACGGATCACATACGATTCTTGCCGTGATGGAGGGGCTCCTGGATCGCAGTGAAAAGATGGCGCGCGCCGAGATTGCGGCGCTGCCCGACGGCGAATACAGCTTCGAGGATCACCTCGACAACGACGGTATGGATGGTCCGCCGCAGCGGCTGAGTGTAACGATTCGTATCGAGGGCGATGAGCTCACGGCCGATTTTACGGGCACGGCGGCGCAGGTCCCGACCGCGATCAACTCGCCGCTCGCGTACTCGCGCTCTGCGTTCTATCTCGCGGTGCGCTCCATCATGTCCGCAGAGCTTCCCAACACCGCGGGATTCTTTAGACCGCTCCACATGATTGCACCCGAAGGCACGATTATCAATCCGAAGTTTCCGAGTGCGGTGGGCGCGATGGGGATCAGTGGCTATCGTCTCGCCGACACGATTTTCGGCGCACTTGCGAAAGCCGCCCCGCACGCGGTGCGCGCGGCGAGCGAGGGCGGTACGACACGCTACACGTTTGCAGCGACCGTCGACGGCAAGTCAAGCATTTTCAGCGAAGCGTTGGTGGGCGCTTGGGGCGGACATGCCGCGCTCGATGGGATCGATGGTGTAGCCAACATCGCGGCCAACATGGCGAATTCACCCATCGAGATGGTCGAGAGCACCTATCCGGTGATGGTCGAGGAATATGCGTACGAGCCCAATTCCGAAGGAGCGGGTGCGCGGCGCGGCGGCCTGGGCGTGCGGCGGCGGGTACGCATTCTTGCGGAGCAGGGTGGGATACTCCAGATTCGTTCCGGGCGCGCGAAACAGGCGCCTTGGGGCACCGCCGGAGGACATCCGGGTTCGACGTGCCAAAACGTGCTGGATCCAGGTACATCGCAAGAGCGGAGGCTGAAAGGTCTCGAAACGATCCACGTGCCTGCCGGCACGGTCTATTTGCACGTGACACCCGGCGCAGGCGGGAATGGCGCGCCCGGCGAGCGCGATCCGCAGCTCGTGGCGCGCGACGTGCGCGACGGCAAAGTTTCGGTCGAGCGTGCATGCGATGTCTATCGCGTCGCAGTTTCGCCCGAAGGCGTCATCGATTATCAAGCAACGGACGCATTGAGACAGGATGGTCCGTGCTGA
- a CDS encoding hydantoinase/oxoprolinase family protein produces the protein MARHLERPYALGIDIGGTFTDVVVIEADGTVHVGKGISRPDAFERGIFAILDPMLEGLGLMSADCSAIVHGTTVATNAIIERKGAVTGLITTSGFRDVLELRRIRIPRLYDLEWQKPEPLVPRYLREEVIERMTHDGRVQTPLDAGSVKQATANLRARGVSSIAVCLLNSYVNSAHEEAVREIVRKEAPELYATVSSDLLREMREYERTSTVVINAYITPVVRRYVASLSEGLVSRGYRTPLMIMQSSGGAMSAEIACDRPIHVIESGPAAGTVAAQHLARSIGERNAVALDIGGTTAKAALIENGAISYSSEYEIGGDFSRSGRMAKGGGYVLRAPTLDISEIGAGGGSIVWLDSGGALHVGPQSAGATPGPACYGLGGSDPTLTDACLLLGYLGAPGLADGAIPLDTNRARTALARIAQRLDMDLVDFSHGVYRIAVSNMTRAIRSVSTERGKDPRDYSLVAFGGNGGLFAAAIARELELRRVIIPPAAGIFSAFGALYAEVEHHLTQTVLGLTDAIDVSALEASWGLLERQALATLEREAYSRNRCILERMGELRYHGQLQELSIPWPAGATTRDSLARLSAAFEDAHERTYGHRAHDSMVELVNLRLVARGVQERLRVPERLRFARGRAVPIGERRAYFGSEHGWVNVSICDRSGVGANQRHGPLVIQEFDSTILVPPDFSVRVDDQSNAILLSS, from the coding sequence ATGGCCCGACACCTCGAGCGGCCGTACGCCCTTGGTATTGACATCGGTGGCACCTTCACCGATGTCGTTGTAATCGAGGCCGACGGCACGGTTCACGTCGGCAAGGGGATCTCGCGCCCCGACGCTTTCGAGCGCGGGATCTTCGCGATCCTCGACCCGATGCTGGAAGGCTTGGGGCTCATGTCGGCCGATTGCAGCGCAATCGTGCACGGCACCACCGTCGCGACCAACGCGATCATCGAACGCAAAGGCGCCGTGACAGGACTCATTACGACTAGCGGCTTTCGCGACGTGCTCGAGCTTCGCCGCATCCGTATCCCTCGCCTTTACGACCTCGAGTGGCAGAAGCCTGAGCCGCTGGTGCCCCGGTATCTTCGGGAGGAAGTGATTGAGCGCATGACTCACGACGGGCGCGTACAGACGCCGCTCGACGCGGGCTCGGTGAAGCAGGCGACGGCGAATCTCCGGGCGCGTGGCGTTAGCTCTATCGCGGTATGCCTTCTTAATTCGTACGTGAATTCGGCGCACGAAGAGGCCGTCCGGGAGATCGTGCGCAAGGAAGCGCCGGAGCTCTACGCCACCGTGTCTTCCGATCTGTTGCGGGAGATGCGCGAATACGAGCGCACAAGCACAGTCGTTATCAATGCTTATATCACCCCCGTCGTGCGGCGCTACGTCGCCTCGCTTTCCGAAGGGCTGGTCTCCCGAGGTTACCGCACACCGCTCATGATCATGCAGTCGAGCGGCGGCGCAATGAGTGCTGAAATCGCGTGCGACAGGCCCATACATGTCATCGAGTCCGGACCTGCCGCCGGCACGGTGGCTGCACAACACCTTGCACGCTCCATCGGCGAGAGGAACGCGGTTGCGCTGGACATCGGCGGCACGACGGCCAAGGCGGCATTGATCGAGAATGGGGCGATCTCATACTCGAGTGAGTACGAGATCGGCGGCGATTTCTCGCGGTCGGGACGGATGGCAAAAGGCGGCGGGTACGTGCTTCGCGCACCGACGCTCGACATCTCGGAGATCGGCGCCGGGGGCGGAAGCATCGTGTGGCTAGATAGCGGCGGCGCCCTGCATGTCGGCCCGCAGAGCGCAGGCGCGACACCAGGCCCGGCGTGTTACGGCCTCGGCGGTAGCGATCCCACGCTCACGGACGCCTGTCTCCTGCTCGGTTATCTCGGGGCGCCAGGGCTCGCAGATGGTGCGATACCGCTCGACACCAATCGTGCGCGCACCGCACTCGCAAGAATCGCGCAGCGGCTGGACATGGATCTCGTCGACTTCAGCCACGGTGTCTACCGTATTGCGGTGTCGAACATGACGCGCGCGATCCGGTCGGTTTCGACGGAGCGCGGCAAGGATCCGCGCGACTACAGTCTGGTCGCCTTCGGCGGGAATGGGGGCCTCTTCGCGGCAGCGATCGCGCGCGAGCTCGAGCTGCGGCGCGTCATCATCCCGCCCGCCGCCGGCATTTTCTCCGCGTTCGGCGCCCTTTACGCAGAGGTCGAGCATCACCTCACGCAGACGGTGCTGGGACTCACCGACGCGATCGACGTGAGCGCGCTCGAGGCGAGCTGGGGACTCCTCGAGAGGCAGGCACTTGCCACTCTCGAGCGCGAAGCCTACAGCCGAAATCGCTGCATCCTCGAGCGGATGGGCGAGCTCAGGTATCACGGTCAGCTCCAGGAGCTCTCGATCCCGTGGCCCGCAGGGGCGACGACGCGCGACTCGCTCGCGCGGCTCTCGGCCGCGTTCGAAGACGCACACGAGCGCACCTACGGACATCGCGCGCATGACAGCATGGTTGAGCTCGTGAACCTACGCCTCGTCGCGCGCGGTGTGCAGGAAAGGCTGCGGGTTCCCGAGAGGCTTCGCTTTGCCAGGGGGCGTGCGGTCCCCATAGGGGAGCGACGCGCCTACTTCGGAAGCGAGCATGGATGGGTAAATGTCAGCATCTGCGACCGGTCGGGTGTCGGCGCGAACCAGCGGCATGGTCCGTTGGTCATTCAGGAATTTGATTCGACCATCCTCGTACCACCGGATTTTTCGGTCCGCGTGGACGACCAGTCGAATGCCATTCTGCTATCGTCATGA
- a CDS encoding carboxyvinyl-carboxyphosphonate phosphorylmutase: MHDLTTKLRSLIESPQICVLPGVFDGYSARLVEQAGFPAGFISGAGLSEALLGQADVGLMGLETNVNSCRALAACCTIPLLADGDTGYGNALNVYHMVREFEQAGICGVMIEDQTWPKRCGHMSGKSVVSAGEMVEKLHAAVEARRDRDFILKSRTDAFATHGIEEVIRRLNLYAEAGADLLFADALLSEQDIRTVAQSVSKPLCVNMGFGIRARSTTPLLSAEQLQELGVAAVIYPRLLTACAIQGMKNGLATLSEQLRTGKIVERPDYALSFDELNDLVGLREARALEQRFAAKE; this comes from the coding sequence ATGCACGACCTGACCACGAAGCTCCGCTCGCTTATCGAGTCGCCGCAAATTTGCGTGCTGCCCGGCGTATTCGATGGTTACAGTGCGCGGCTGGTCGAACAGGCTGGGTTCCCCGCGGGTTTCATCTCCGGGGCAGGCCTGAGCGAAGCACTGCTGGGCCAAGCCGACGTGGGCCTGATGGGATTGGAGACCAACGTGAATTCCTGCAGGGCTCTTGCAGCATGCTGCACGATTCCGCTCCTCGCCGACGGGGATACAGGGTACGGCAATGCTCTCAACGTGTATCACATGGTGCGCGAGTTCGAGCAAGCGGGAATCTGCGGCGTAATGATCGAAGATCAGACGTGGCCCAAACGCTGCGGCCACATGAGCGGTAAGTCGGTCGTGAGCGCGGGAGAAATGGTGGAGAAGCTGCACGCGGCCGTGGAAGCGCGGCGCGATCGAGATTTCATCCTCAAGTCGCGTACCGACGCGTTCGCGACCCATGGCATCGAGGAAGTGATCCGCCGGTTGAACCTTTACGCGGAGGCGGGCGCCGATCTGCTCTTTGCCGATGCGCTTCTGTCGGAGCAGGACATCCGCACGGTTGCCCAAAGCGTGAGCAAGCCGCTTTGCGTCAACATGGGCTTCGGAATTCGGGCGCGGAGCACGACGCCGCTGCTTAGTGCCGAGCAGCTGCAGGAGCTCGGCGTGGCCGCCGTAATCTACCCGCGGCTCCTCACGGCCTGTGCGATCCAGGGGATGAAGAACGGCCTGGCAACGCTGTCCGAGCAGCTTCGGACCGGAAAAATCGTCGAGCGTCCCGACTACGCGCTGTCGTTCGACGAGCTCAACGATCTGGTCGGATTGCGCGAGGCGCGTGCACTGGAGCAGCGATTCGCCGCGAAGGAATAG
- a CDS encoding MmgE/PrpD family protein yields the protein MNSPDAEVAIAGDKSETIAHKLARHVARFRYEDIPQATGDRAKLLILDAVGIAYASTQYDFAHRVLTGLSALNEGGRSSLIGLPGTLSLRDSVVMNGVLVHGLDYDDTHIRAIIHATASAFPCALGVSEALDAPGTSLLAAYVLGMETASRISDAAGGKFHDYGFHPTGLAAHFSCALQAGWLYGLTPRQLVMAQGLAGSTAAGSQEFLEEGAWNKRVHPGWAGAAGITAAQLARAGFKGPTKPYEGRFGLFKSHLGKTEEGVRYEAIHESFGKTWEVHNVAIKPYPICHLIHAAADSALILRDKHAIRPDDIEGVVAYVPQPTLHIIAEPVEAKVRPANEYDAKFSTQFVLATCLVKGQFGLAELLDETLRDAEILQLARKVTCVPDANALYPQYFSGGVEIRMFDGRTFRHHEQVNRGAGDRALSADDIQRKYFENATMAISQARAERVCEAVLELEKRSAAEFARLLAA from the coding sequence ATGAATTCCCCGGACGCTGAAGTCGCCATAGCCGGCGACAAGAGCGAAACGATTGCGCACAAGCTCGCTCGGCACGTCGCCCGCTTCCGTTACGAGGACATTCCACAGGCAACCGGCGACCGTGCGAAGCTTCTGATCCTTGATGCAGTCGGGATCGCGTACGCGTCGACGCAGTACGACTTCGCGCATCGGGTGCTGACCGGCTTGTCCGCTCTGAACGAGGGAGGGCGGTCAAGCCTGATCGGGCTCCCTGGCACACTCTCGCTGCGCGACTCCGTCGTAATGAACGGGGTGCTCGTGCATGGCCTCGATTACGACGACACGCACATCCGCGCGATCATTCACGCGACTGCGAGCGCATTTCCGTGTGCGCTGGGTGTCTCCGAGGCGCTCGATGCTCCCGGCACGTCACTTCTCGCGGCCTACGTTCTCGGAATGGAAACGGCCAGCAGGATCTCGGATGCGGCGGGTGGGAAGTTCCACGACTACGGCTTTCATCCGACGGGGCTCGCGGCGCACTTCTCATGCGCCCTACAAGCAGGCTGGCTTTACGGTCTTACGCCGCGGCAGCTCGTCATGGCGCAGGGGCTGGCCGGCAGCACGGCGGCAGGAAGCCAGGAGTTTCTGGAGGAGGGTGCCTGGAACAAGCGCGTGCACCCGGGTTGGGCAGGCGCTGCCGGCATCACCGCCGCACAGCTTGCGCGCGCCGGCTTCAAAGGACCGACCAAGCCCTACGAGGGACGCTTCGGCCTTTTCAAAAGTCATCTCGGCAAAACCGAGGAGGGGGTCCGCTACGAGGCGATTCATGAGTCATTTGGCAAGACGTGGGAGGTCCACAACGTCGCCATCAAGCCCTATCCCATCTGTCATCTGATCCACGCAGCAGCGGATTCCGCGCTCATCCTGCGCGACAAGCACGCGATCCGTCCGGACGACATCGAGGGTGTCGTTGCATACGTGCCGCAGCCCACGCTGCACATCATCGCGGAGCCCGTCGAAGCCAAAGTGCGGCCCGCCAACGAATACGACGCAAAGTTCAGCACGCAGTTCGTGCTGGCGACCTGTCTCGTGAAGGGTCAGTTCGGCCTCGCCGAGCTGCTGGACGAGACCCTGCGCGATGCGGAGATCCTGCAGCTCGCTCGGAAGGTGACCTGCGTGCCGGATGCGAACGCGCTCTACCCACAGTACTTTTCGGGCGGAGTTGAAATCCGCATGTTCGACGGTCGTACCTTCCGACACCACGAGCAGGTGAACCGAGGTGCGGGCGATCGTGCGCTCTCCGCGGATGATATCCAGCGCAAGTACTTCGAGAATGCCACGATGGCGATCAGCCAGGCGCGCGCTGAACGAGTTTGCGAAGCGGTGCTCGAGCTGGAAAAGCGCTCGGCAGCCGAATTTGCCCGGCTGCTCGCAGCCTAG
- a CDS encoding tripartite tricarboxylate transporter substrate binding protein: protein MKKPGGWMYRRAFVLSALALGVSVASPFAAAQGGTDYPARPIRLIVPAAPGGGTDFTARTIAQKLAEAIGQTVIVDNRPGAAGNLGVEIAAKSSPDGYTLVMPITSFAMNPHLYKELPFDTVADFAPVTLASIAPLYLVVPPSLPAKSVSELVALAKARPGQLNYANSGNGTSAHLAGELFKKTAGIDLVSVPYKGGGPAVVDLVAGRVQMYFSTIPAALAQVKAGKLRGLAVTSKARVNLLPEVPTVAESGLPGYEIVGWFGIFAPAGTPKPVIAKLNKGLNEVLHVPDTQKRFSSQGLVPGGGTPDELGRFLRAELAKWGALIKQIGLEPQ from the coding sequence ATGAAAAAACCAGGAGGATGGATGTACCGGAGAGCGTTTGTGCTGAGCGCCCTTGCGCTCGGCGTATCGGTCGCTTCACCGTTTGCCGCCGCGCAGGGTGGAACGGATTACCCCGCGCGACCGATTCGCCTTATCGTGCCCGCAGCGCCGGGCGGAGGGACGGATTTCACGGCGCGCACCATCGCGCAGAAGCTCGCCGAAGCGATCGGCCAAACGGTCATCGTCGACAACCGGCCGGGTGCAGCGGGCAATCTGGGCGTCGAGATCGCAGCGAAATCGTCGCCAGACGGCTATACGCTCGTGATGCCGATTACGTCATTTGCGATGAATCCGCATCTCTACAAGGAGCTGCCCTTCGACACCGTCGCGGATTTCGCGCCTGTAACGCTCGCATCGATCGCGCCCCTTTATCTCGTCGTCCCGCCCTCGCTTCCAGCGAAGAGCGTAAGCGAGCTCGTGGCGCTCGCGAAGGCAAGGCCGGGACAGCTCAACTACGCGAATTCCGGCAATGGCACGAGCGCGCATCTCGCCGGTGAGCTCTTCAAGAAGACGGCCGGCATCGACCTGGTGAGCGTCCCGTACAAGGGCGGCGGGCCGGCCGTCGTCGATCTCGTCGCGGGGCGCGTCCAGATGTACTTCTCGACCATTCCCGCCGCGCTCGCGCAAGTGAAGGCGGGCAAGCTTCGCGGTCTTGCCGTAACGAGCAAGGCACGCGTAAACCTTTTGCCGGAGGTCCCGACCGTGGCAGAGTCCGGCCTGCCCGGATACGAGATCGTCGGCTGGTTCGGCATCTTTGCGCCCGCCGGCACGCCGAAACCCGTCATTGCCAAGCTCAACAAGGGGCTCAACGAGGTTCTGCATGTGCCCGACACGCAGAAGCGATTCTCATCCCAAGGACTCGTGCCCGGGGGTGGAACTCCGGACGAGCTCGGCAGATTCTTGCGCGCCGAGCTCGCCAAGTGGGGTGCTCTCATCAAACAGATCGGATTGGAGCCGCAATGA
- a CDS encoding CoA transferase, whose protein sequence is MSRQATQGKAGPLAGVRVADFTLHAAGPFCAHLLSLLGAECIKIETSMRPDIFRKPHPVYGRMTAATFDQVASNKLSVQLNLKDPRGVALAKRIVAVSDIVCESFRPGVMERLGLDYPALRRVKPDVVMVSVSASGQTGPERGYAGYAPLFGAAGGLGTLTGYEDGPPTEIRHVMDHSTGLTAAMATLAAYLRRQRTGLGQHVDVAACEVACGFIGDALLQYAATGVAPRRGGNDAPGIAPHNVYACEGEDAWVSIVVATDDEWRAFAQVLQREDWLQNPRFKSAASRWTHRHELDREIGAWTRGRTREEVTRVLQAAGVAAFPSYTAQDIVDDAHMDARGAITSLTGPEGEIRKVVGAPWRFSRTPASIDRWTPKLGEHNDYVFGELLGLERSEMEELVAAKVIS, encoded by the coding sequence ATGAGCCGGCAAGCAACACAAGGAAAAGCGGGTCCGCTCGCCGGGGTACGCGTCGCGGATTTTACCCTCCACGCCGCTGGACCGTTCTGCGCTCACCTGCTCTCCCTGCTCGGCGCCGAATGCATCAAGATCGAGACCAGCATGCGGCCGGACATCTTCCGCAAGCCCCATCCGGTCTATGGACGCATGACGGCGGCGACATTCGATCAGGTCGCCTCGAACAAGCTTTCGGTGCAGTTGAACCTGAAGGATCCGCGCGGCGTCGCTCTCGCAAAGCGCATCGTCGCGGTAAGCGACATCGTATGCGAGAGCTTCCGGCCTGGCGTGATGGAACGCCTGGGCCTCGACTATCCTGCGCTGAGGCGGGTCAAACCGGACGTCGTCATGGTGTCGGTCTCGGCATCGGGCCAGACGGGGCCCGAGCGCGGCTACGCCGGCTACGCGCCGCTCTTCGGCGCGGCCGGTGGCCTCGGTACCCTGACAGGATACGAAGACGGGCCGCCGACCGAAATCCGGCACGTGATGGACCACAGCACCGGGCTCACCGCCGCCATGGCGACGCTTGCCGCGTACCTGCGCAGGCAGCGCACGGGGCTTGGGCAACATGTCGACGTCGCCGCGTGCGAAGTTGCCTGCGGTTTCATCGGCGATGCGCTGTTGCAGTACGCGGCGACGGGCGTTGCGCCCCGCCGCGGCGGCAACGATGCGCCAGGGATCGCGCCCCACAATGTCTACGCGTGCGAGGGCGAGGACGCTTGGGTGTCGATCGTCGTCGCAACCGACGACGAGTGGCGCGCGTTCGCGCAGGTGCTCCAGCGCGAAGACTGGCTTCAGAACCCGCGTTTCAAGTCCGCTGCGTCGCGCTGGACGCATCGCCACGAACTCGACAGAGAGATTGGCGCATGGACCCGCGGGAGAACACGTGAAGAGGTAACGCGCGTGCTTCAGGCGGCCGGTGTCGCGGCATTCCCCTCGTACACTGCGCAGGATATCGTCGACGACGCCCACATGGATGCGCGTGGGGCGATCACCAGCCTCACTGGACCCGAGGGCGAGATACGCAAGGTCGTGGGGGCGCCTTGGCGCTTCTCGCGTACGCCGGCATCGATCGATCGTTGGACGCCGAAGCTTGGGGAGCACAACGATTACGTTTTTGGCGAGCTTCTCGGGCTTGAGCGGAGCGAAATGGAAGAGCTCGTTGCTGCCAAAGTCATCTCGTGA
- a CDS encoding acyl dehydratase, which translates to MGSIDEAEQMRDAPVQGRITDEAIAAAKAMIGMRLRPEGPYLQDVTVDTIRNFCNGIGELNPLYRDAEYGRNSRYANVIAPPMFPMAYGWLGRTRWGFPGVHGFYAGNDWELFRNLRPGDRISAEERVVGVDIKDSEFSGRLAIQYVEAHFLDQHDNLVARILGWCTRHERRAAKEKGKYKDVTRHEYKAEELSAIDKAVLEEEKNVCGRNVRYWEDVEEGQELTPIARGPLSMMDTMGFLVGCGRGHTHGILLKGAVRHPGHFFRNPEAGGGVEYTGIGHHRESVAKEVGVPGVYDYGPQRSAWVATLVTNWMGDSGFLKRVKTELRRFNTMGDTTWCKGKVVRKYKQDGFALVDIDVWAENQRGERTVTNGAATVMLPSKDVKTKMFRDGSGLDLGHATYG; encoded by the coding sequence ATGGGATCCATCGACGAAGCCGAGCAGATGCGTGATGCGCCGGTGCAGGGGAGAATCACGGACGAAGCGATTGCCGCCGCGAAGGCGATGATCGGAATGCGGCTACGGCCCGAGGGCCCATACCTGCAGGATGTTACGGTCGACACGATCCGCAACTTCTGCAACGGTATCGGCGAGCTGAATCCGCTCTACCGCGACGCGGAATACGGCCGCAACTCACGCTACGCAAACGTCATCGCCCCGCCGATGTTCCCCATGGCGTACGGATGGCTCGGCCGCACTCGCTGGGGTTTTCCGGGTGTGCACGGCTTCTATGCCGGAAACGATTGGGAACTCTTCAGGAACCTCCGTCCCGGAGACCGCATCAGTGCCGAAGAGCGGGTCGTCGGCGTCGACATAAAAGACAGTGAGTTCTCGGGCCGGCTTGCGATCCAGTACGTCGAGGCTCATTTCCTCGACCAGCACGACAATCTGGTCGCACGCATCCTCGGCTGGTGCACGCGCCATGAACGTAGGGCCGCCAAAGAGAAAGGCAAGTACAAGGACGTGACCAGGCACGAGTACAAGGCCGAAGAGCTGAGTGCGATCGACAAGGCCGTGCTCGAGGAAGAGAAGAACGTCTGCGGCCGCAACGTCCGCTATTGGGAAGACGTGGAGGAGGGTCAGGAACTCACGCCGATCGCGCGCGGACCGCTGTCCATGATGGACACCATGGGCTTCCTCGTCGGCTGCGGTCGCGGCCACACGCATGGCATTCTGCTCAAGGGTGCGGTCCGGCATCCCGGTCACTTCTTCCGCAATCCCGAAGCGGGCGGCGGCGTCGAGTACACTGGCATCGGGCATCACCGTGAATCCGTCGCGAAGGAAGTCGGGGTGCCGGGCGTGTACGACTACGGCCCGCAGCGATCGGCCTGGGTGGCCACGCTCGTCACCAACTGGATGGGCGACTCGGGCTTTCTGAAGCGCGTCAAGACCGAGTTGCGCCGTTTCAACACCATGGGCGATACGACATGGTGCAAAGGCAAGGTCGTGCGCAAATACAAGCAGGACGGCTTTGCGCTGGTCGATATCGACGTGTGGGCTGAGAACCAGCGCGGCGAAAGGACCGTAACCAACGGCGCCGCCACGGTGATGCTGCCGTCGAAAGACGTCAAGACGAAGATGTTCCGCGACGGCTCCGGGCTCGACCTCGGCCACGCCACTTATGGTTAG
- a CDS encoding succinate--CoA ligase subunit alpha has product MSVLIDQSTRVLIYGIAGNFGRFSARDLVATGTQVVAGIAPGKDEREVERVPVFQDARTACARTGADAALVYVPAPSALDAVLEVIDAGCKVIVYPGDGLPVQDAVELRAAAMRKGAVLIGPNTPGVIAPGKAKLGFMPSFCYTPGPLGVISRSGSLSYEAGWRLTTAGMGQATVIGIGGDPVKGTNAAEALELMHADAETEAILYLGEIGGADEYAVARYAEQPGAKPTAALIVGAAAPPGKKMGHAAALVGSVADSQAAKVAALRQACVHVAENLRELTNAVRCALERRKAATH; this is encoded by the coding sequence ATGAGCGTCCTCATCGATCAATCGACGCGCGTCCTCATCTACGGCATTGCCGGCAATTTCGGGCGCTTTTCGGCGCGCGACCTAGTCGCGACCGGGACGCAAGTCGTCGCAGGCATCGCACCGGGCAAGGACGAGCGCGAAGTGGAGCGCGTGCCGGTGTTTCAGGATGCGCGCACTGCCTGCGCGCGCACCGGCGCCGATGCGGCGCTCGTCTACGTGCCTGCGCCCAGCGCCCTCGATGCCGTGCTGGAAGTTATCGACGCCGGGTGCAAGGTGATCGTATATCCCGGCGATGGGCTGCCCGTTCAGGATGCTGTAGAGCTCCGAGCGGCCGCGATGCGGAAGGGCGCCGTGCTGATCGGCCCGAACACGCCGGGCGTGATCGCGCCGGGCAAGGCGAAGCTCGGTTTCATGCCTTCGTTCTGCTATACGCCCGGCCCTCTGGGAGTGATCTCGAGAAGCGGCTCGCTCTCATACGAAGCGGGCTGGCGTCTCACCACGGCCGGCATGGGACAGGCGACGGTGATCGGCATCGGCGGCGATCCGGTGAAGGGCACCAATGCGGCCGAAGCGCTCGAGCTCATGCACGCCGATGCGGAAACCGAGGCCATCCTGTACCTCGGTGAAATCGGAGGCGCCGACGAGTACGCCGTTGCTCGCTACGCCGAGCAGCCGGGCGCGAAGCCGACGGCGGCTCTTATCGTCGGCGCGGCTGCGCCGCCGGGCAAGAAGATGGGCCATGCTGCCGCACTGGTCGGCTCCGTCGCGGACAGCCAGGCAGCGAAGGTCGCGGCGCTGCGCCAAGCGTGCGTTCACGTTGCCGAGAATCTGCGCGAGCTCACAAACGCCGTTCGCTGCGCACTCGAACGGCGCAAAGCGGCAACGCATTAA